In Listeria cossartiae subsp. cossartiae, one genomic interval encodes:
- a CDS encoding MucBP domain-containing protein — MKQRISTIIIVGILLFQSLSAYPLMIDAVENSNKTTLQAGDTYSKVFPDAALAQVIAKAATGSEDTTQLVNQADLNKIIILTANGKGIADVTGMDLLVKATTINLNNNQITDAAPLTQLPNLVKLDLSDNQISTITLNAENQLPKLTTLDIQNNPTLTVIDIEDQPKLVNVYTPKSSGFINLTTVIAKNNPQLLNMGYFGVEGIYYGNIPTLTKVEMVNLPKVTALKFEHSKIKTAVLDNLPSVTAVRLQNNMLESDSIIQNIPKLTNLNLLNNKLTDIDMLKGLPAVTSMDIGYNAISVLPSDLPTIMPNLKILTAGGQLIVLEKVVVLDDLVLDNKISNMGAVVQPTSISDRGTYANNQLTWSYNALENLDLVSYGFSEVINMTGVKGSFTGTVRQPVKASTVPIITTDAEIRYPQRSEKTETEFLNDIQAQTNDETPVTSNFESIVNLKEVGKYVVTLNAENIDGVKAVPKEVTVYVDPVQAANVTVQYEDTSKKKIAENVILTGYIGEDYHSSAKEIAGYTLTETPANAEGGFSAEEQSVTYVYSKDIIPAANITVQYVDVDGNELAPSEILLGNIDEEYHSIAKEIAGYTLTETPANAQGEFSAEEQTVTYVYSKDPVPAANIMVQYVDEAGNELASSEILLGNIGEEYHSSAKEIPSYTLTKTPANAEGEFSAEEQTVTYVYSKIPVPAADITVQYVDEAGNELVTSEILSGNIGDDYTATAKEIAGYALIETPSNAAGQFSETSQTVTYVYRTSKNEITPAKDITVKYIDEHQNELAMSEVLSGGIGETYSTEPKEIQGYTLIKKPANATGKFMLEEQTINYIYQAKLDVTSDTSSGNILITKNKFPLPLTGDLQSNLILGFGLLLALFSSIWLYKNNRKKKN; from the coding sequence ATGAAACAAAGGATAAGTACTATCATCATAGTCGGAATACTACTTTTTCAATCATTAAGTGCTTATCCTTTAATGATTGATGCAGTAGAAAATTCAAATAAAACAACACTTCAAGCAGGGGATACATATTCAAAAGTCTTTCCGGATGCTGCATTAGCCCAAGTTATTGCCAAAGCAGCGACTGGCTCAGAGGACACAACACAATTAGTGAATCAAGCAGATTTGAATAAAATCATCATTTTAACGGCAAACGGCAAAGGTATTGCTGATGTGACGGGAATGGATTTATTGGTTAAAGCAACAACTATCAACTTAAATAATAACCAAATAACGGATGCTGCTCCACTAACGCAATTACCTAATTTAGTAAAACTAGATTTAAGCGATAATCAAATTAGCACTATTACTTTAAATGCAGAAAATCAACTACCAAAATTAACGACGCTTGATATCCAAAATAATCCTACGCTAACAGTTATTGATATAGAGGATCAGCCGAAATTGGTCAATGTGTATACTCCGAAGTCTTCAGGTTTCATCAATTTAACTACAGTAATTGCTAAAAATAACCCTCAATTACTTAACATGGGCTACTTTGGTGTGGAAGGTATATACTATGGAAATATCCCGACTTTAACGAAAGTAGAAATGGTGAATCTTCCAAAAGTAACAGCATTAAAATTTGAACATAGTAAAATCAAAACTGCCGTACTGGATAATTTACCATCTGTTACAGCAGTAAGACTACAAAATAATATGTTAGAAAGTGACAGTATCATTCAAAATATACCAAAATTAACGAATTTAAATTTACTTAACAATAAACTGACTGATATTGATATGCTTAAAGGGTTACCAGCAGTAACTTCTATGGATATCGGATACAATGCCATTAGTGTTTTACCAAGTGATCTTCCAACCATTATGCCTAACCTAAAGATATTAACTGCAGGGGGCCAGTTAATAGTTTTAGAAAAAGTCGTTGTTTTGGATGATTTAGTTCTTGATAATAAAATTAGTAATATGGGGGCAGTAGTCCAACCAACTTCTATATCAGATAGAGGTACATACGCAAATAACCAATTAACTTGGTCGTATAATGCACTTGAAAATCTTGATTTAGTCAGTTACGGGTTTTCTGAAGTAATTAATATGACTGGCGTAAAAGGTTCTTTCACGGGAACCGTAAGACAACCAGTTAAAGCATCTACCGTTCCAATCATTACTACAGATGCTGAAATTCGTTATCCACAAAGAAGCGAGAAAACGGAAACGGAATTTTTAAATGATATTCAGGCGCAGACAAATGATGAAACGCCTGTGACAAGTAATTTTGAATCAATCGTTAATTTAAAAGAAGTTGGAAAATATGTCGTGACATTAAATGCAGAGAATATCGACGGAGTTAAAGCTGTTCCTAAAGAGGTGACTGTCTATGTTGATCCGGTACAAGCAGCAAATGTAACGGTGCAATATGAAGACACATCGAAGAAAAAAATTGCGGAAAATGTTATTTTAACTGGATATATCGGCGAAGATTATCATTCAAGCGCGAAAGAAATTGCAGGCTATACATTAACAGAAACACCAGCAAATGCAGAAGGTGGATTTAGCGCAGAAGAACAATCGGTAACATATGTATATTCAAAAGACATTATCCCAGCTGCAAATATTACGGTGCAATACGTGGATGTAGATGGCAATGAACTAGCTCCAAGCGAAATTTTACTAGGAAATATCGATGAGGAGTACCATTCAATCGCGAAAGAAATTGCGGGCTATACATTGACAGAAACGCCAGCAAATGCACAAGGTGAATTTAGCGCGGAAGAACAAACCGTGACATATGTATATTCGAAAGACCCCGTTCCAGCCGCAAATATCATGGTGCAATATGTGGACGAAGCAGGCAATGAACTAGCGTCAAGCGAAATTTTATTAGGAAATATTGGCGAGGAATATCACTCAAGTGCCAAAGAAATTCCGAGCTATACATTAACTAAAACGCCAGCAAATGCAGAAGGCGAATTTAGCGCAGAAGAACAAACCGTGACGTATGTATATTCGAAAATCCCTGTTCCGGCCGCAGATATCACGGTCCAATACGTGGATGAAGCAGGCAATGAACTAGTAACGAGCGAAATTTTGTCAGGAAATATTGGCGATGACTACACGGCAACAGCCAAAGAAATTGCAGGTTATGCCCTCATTGAAACTCCAAGCAATGCAGCGGGCCAATTCAGTGAAACGAGCCAAACTGTCACTTACGTATATCGTACGAGTAAAAATGAAATAACTCCCGCTAAAGATATTACGGTGAAATATATCGACGAACACCAAAATGAACTGGCAATGAGCGAAGTATTAAGTGGAGGAATCGGCGAAACATATTCTACGGAACCCAAAGAAATCCAAGGCTATACGCTCATAAAAAAACCAGCTAACGCAACTGGGAAATTTATGCTAGAAGAACAAACAATCAACTACATTTATCAAGCTAAACTAGACGTAACATCGGATACTTCATCTGGAAATATATTAATAACCAAGAATAAGTTCCCTCTACCTTTAACAGGAGATTTACAGTCAAATTTGATTTTAGGATTCGGCTTACTTTTGGCACTCTTTAGTAGTATCTGGCTCTATAAAAACAATAGAAAAAAGAAAAATTAA
- a CDS encoding DUF1254 domain-containing protein, translating into MKKMLPESKVEAIRKEGFLNRAVEAYRFFYPTVSNVSNFKALHDLGITENHDFIIQLTTPDLNVLTQNSDTPYCLGTGNTENGPVVIELPPGTIVGVADDINFKFITNMGLTGDEQGKGAKYLYLPPNYEGDIPEGYIIRKPSSYRFLICLRAMVHQASDYEKAFALLKEVKFYPLKEKDNNPVSTFHDFSHRKAISTPYFVEGKFDYWEVIKWALDNDKTDPEYYQMYGLLKAIGLAPNKEFNPDSDKKALLTEAAEKANDMMFVNSFNTDDPAAITWPGKNWEWAVYGENNDFYEKTYLNLPVRERWFYQATLETHMMFMHKVGFGSVYMLGVKDKEGNYLDGGKNYTLKVPTPVPTSIFWSVTVYDMDTRSEIVTEQFMPALNSIKDTFEVDADGNTTLYFGPNPPEDESLPWIQTVPDANWFTYFRIYGPTEPAFDNSWQLYDFEEVK; encoded by the coding sequence ATGAAAAAAATGCTACCTGAGAGTAAAGTAGAGGCAATCAGAAAAGAGGGATTTTTAAATCGAGCTGTCGAAGCTTATCGGTTTTTCTATCCAACTGTGTCTAACGTATCAAATTTTAAGGCTTTACATGATTTAGGAATTACCGAGAACCACGATTTTATTATTCAACTTACGACTCCTGATTTAAATGTACTGACGCAAAATTCGGATACTCCTTATTGCCTTGGAACGGGAAACACCGAGAATGGTCCAGTTGTTATCGAATTACCACCGGGCACAATCGTTGGTGTGGCGGATGATATTAATTTTAAATTTATTACGAATATGGGGTTAACAGGGGACGAACAAGGCAAAGGTGCTAAATATTTGTACTTACCACCTAATTATGAAGGAGATATTCCGGAAGGCTACATAATTCGAAAACCTTCTAGCTACCGTTTCCTTATTTGCTTACGGGCGATGGTTCATCAAGCAAGTGACTATGAAAAAGCATTTGCGCTTCTTAAAGAAGTAAAATTTTATCCATTAAAAGAAAAAGATAATAATCCAGTAAGTACGTTCCATGATTTTTCGCACCGTAAAGCAATTTCTACGCCATATTTTGTGGAAGGGAAATTTGATTACTGGGAAGTGATTAAGTGGGCGCTGGATAATGATAAAACGGATCCAGAATATTATCAAATGTATGGTTTACTAAAAGCCATTGGTTTAGCGCCAAATAAAGAATTTAATCCTGATTCAGATAAAAAAGCGCTATTAACCGAAGCGGCTGAAAAAGCAAATGACATGATGTTTGTGAATTCCTTTAATACAGATGATCCAGCTGCTATTACATGGCCAGGGAAGAACTGGGAATGGGCAGTGTACGGTGAGAATAACGATTTCTATGAAAAAACATATTTAAATCTTCCTGTAAGAGAGCGCTGGTTCTATCAAGCGACACTCGAAACGCATATGATGTTTATGCATAAAGTCGGATTTGGCTCTGTATATATGCTTGGCGTGAAAGACAAAGAAGGGAACTATCTGGATGGCGGCAAAAACTATACATTAAAAGTGCCAACACCAGTACCTACGAGCATTTTCTGGTCAGTAACAGTGTATGACATGGATACTCGTTCAGAAATTGTTACCGAGCAATTTATGCCAGCACTGAACTCTATTAAAGATACATTCGAAGTAGATGCGGATGGAAACACGACGCTCTATTTTGGACCAAATCCACCGGAAGATGAGTCACTACCATGGATTCAAACGGTTCCAGATGCCAATTGGTTCACGTATTTCCGTATTTATGGACCAACCGAACCAGCTTTTGATAACAGCTGGCAACTATACGATTTTGAAGAAGTGAAATAA
- a CDS encoding YdeI/OmpD-associated family protein, which yields MAKIELNPKVDAFLTKPSTWQAEFKALREIAITFELEEEFKWGKPCYAVDGGNVFLIHGFKDYCALLFMKGALLPDPENILIQQTENVQAARQIRFTNLQEILDQQAILKTYIQNAIDVEKAGLEVELKPRAETPIPEELLVKFEELPALKTAFEGLTPGRQKAYLLYFSAPKQSKTRVSRIEKYEATILDGLGLND from the coding sequence ATGGCAAAAATCGAATTAAATCCTAAGGTAGATGCGTTTCTAACTAAACCATCCACTTGGCAAGCTGAATTCAAAGCATTAAGAGAAATAGCAATCACGTTTGAACTAGAAGAAGAATTCAAATGGGGAAAACCTTGTTACGCTGTCGATGGCGGTAATGTATTCTTAATTCATGGTTTTAAAGATTATTGCGCATTACTCTTTATGAAAGGTGCACTTCTCCCTGACCCGGAAAACATTTTAATCCAACAAACGGAAAATGTCCAAGCTGCCAGACAAATTCGTTTCACTAACTTGCAAGAAATCCTTGATCAACAAGCGATTTTAAAAACTTACATTCAAAATGCTATTGACGTCGAAAAAGCGGGATTAGAGGTAGAACTTAAACCCAGAGCTGAAACACCTATCCCAGAAGAATTACTTGTGAAATTTGAAGAATTGCCAGCTTTAAAAACAGCTTTTGAAGGGTTAACCCCTGGTCGCCAAAAAGCTTACTTACTTTATTTTTCGGCTCCTAAACAATCCAAAACACGTGTTTCGCGTATTGAGAAATACGAAGCAACGATTTTAGATGGATTAGGACTGAACGATTAA
- a CDS encoding VOC family protein: MTLNVYLNFRTQSRDAIAFYEEIFGTKCTDLLTYGEIETADEPIDDSLKDLVMNASLVMDGVKVMFSDVPKSRPLTFGDNITLVIDTSDEIKLTKQFHQLAEGGNVVMPLAKTFWSEKFGEVTDKFGIVWQLNLS; this comes from the coding sequence ATGACGTTAAATGTTTACTTGAATTTTAGAACACAATCCAGAGATGCTATCGCGTTTTATGAAGAAATTTTTGGAACAAAGTGTACAGATTTGCTGACATATGGGGAAATCGAGACAGCGGATGAACCTATAGATGATTCGCTAAAAGATTTAGTTATGAATGCGAGCTTAGTAATGGACGGGGTAAAAGTCATGTTTTCCGACGTACCTAAGTCTAGGCCACTTACATTTGGCGACAATATAACACTCGTGATTGATACATCCGACGAAATAAAATTAACGAAACAATTCCATCAGCTTGCAGAAGGCGGCAATGTAGTAATGCCACTTGCGAAAACATTCTGGTCGGAAAAATTCGGAGAGGTTACAGATAAGTTTGGGATTGTCTGGCAGCTCAATTTATCATGA
- a CDS encoding histidine phosphatase family protein, whose translation MKKTLYLMRHGQTLFNQRKKIQGFCDAPLTELGIKQAKIAGSYFQENKIEFDQAYSSTSERACDTLELITDKSYTRLKGLKEWNFGTFEGESEDLNPPLPYGDFFATFGGEREMDFRDRLLDTMEGIMSQDKHDTVLAVSHGAACAQFARYWEKTSKIGKVTGLKNCCILKFEYEDGEFTLVNFINHDFDSGTHIESAK comes from the coding sequence ATGAAAAAAACGCTATATTTAATGCGCCACGGCCAAACATTATTTAATCAACGTAAAAAAATTCAAGGTTTTTGCGATGCACCATTAACAGAACTTGGTATTAAACAAGCTAAAATCGCTGGAAGTTACTTTCAAGAAAATAAGATTGAATTCGATCAAGCTTACAGTTCCACTTCAGAGCGCGCATGCGACACGTTGGAGCTGATTACTGATAAGAGCTATACTCGGTTAAAAGGGTTGAAAGAATGGAATTTTGGTACGTTTGAAGGGGAGAGCGAGGACTTAAACCCGCCACTTCCATATGGTGATTTTTTCGCGACATTTGGTGGGGAACGGGAAATGGATTTTAGAGATCGCTTATTGGACACAATGGAGGGTATCATGAGCCAAGATAAGCATGATACGGTTCTCGCTGTATCTCACGGAGCCGCTTGCGCTCAGTTCGCCCGCTACTGGGAGAAAACGAGCAAAATCGGCAAAGTAACAGGGCTGAAAAACTGCTGTATCTTGAAATTTGAATATGAGGATGGCGAATTTACGTTAGTTAATTTTATTAATCATGACTTTGATAGTGGGACGCATATTGAAAGCGCCAAGTAA
- a CDS encoding DUF5082 family protein yields the protein MSKYDAEIVSAQQSIAGQQEKIRRLREVILKVERKGEQIGTLSIRQIDLPYDFWQGKSDSVMREVLQRRFQFWNNQNVVVSEVVREIQAEINRTQNQVSDYQADIRYYSNLKRLEEEVSV from the coding sequence ATGTCAAAATATGATGCTGAAATTGTTAGTGCACAACAATCCATCGCGGGACAACAAGAAAAAATACGAAGATTAAGAGAAGTTATCTTAAAAGTAGAGAGAAAAGGGGAACAAATTGGGACCTTGTCCATTCGCCAAATCGATTTACCATATGATTTTTGGCAAGGTAAATCTGATAGTGTCATGAGAGAAGTACTTCAAAGACGATTCCAATTTTGGAATAATCAAAATGTTGTGGTTAGCGAGGTTGTACGGGAGATACAAGCAGAAATAAATCGAACGCAAAATCAAGTAAGTGATTATCAGGCAGATATTCGCTACTACTCTAATCTAAAACGATTGGAGGAAGAGGTAAGTGTCTGA
- a CDS encoding T7SS effector LXG polymorphic toxin has protein sequence MKIDARELNELVNENTAALTNEYEALSDAITATTAFTTETQEFFKGKTADASRAYLQEVYQPIQQKILQINEQLTKILKSYQDDAEAQFGANGLVDIPAIQMEYKLHLNQLTDREMQEYRELNNLIQEANEFIAFPTSNLGLFEELHHDGIAEIAKINMKLEGFETRWSKEFSKIENLQAELDAMLTQVDNNKITPTSYQAGMISFEKGKVEFLSAMKIQFGFNEAEAEIMYTLYLNLRKQSANEAEAFERFFAYMGAFYYGDNEKYGFEAWGIIAGTLNESNLKAKLLELGITEEEYKILSTAIINQHNVCAWDSVEDYTAAIFEVDYNALSQAERDRYTTLFEQFNGTIDFAHMSVTLAAQLHSDGLKWFGSVYGGIENGVYSAEDNAGYAGDIFGVFDAAPSMSNDDYRADLDAVNLSAIIQSGAPDGIKAITDYYSKIESGELNRANEFLSNIGAGSVEKGYTIIEQQITDHMVNYSQKGIVFDYFNGGTKKVEEHLVVSFQFLQNLKEKNNEWVNYE, from the coding sequence ATGAAGATAGATGCACGAGAATTAAATGAGCTTGTCAATGAAAATACAGCAGCACTTACTAACGAGTATGAAGCATTAAGCGATGCGATAACAGCTACTACTGCATTTACAACAGAAACACAGGAGTTCTTTAAAGGAAAAACCGCCGATGCAAGCCGTGCTTATTTACAAGAAGTTTACCAACCAATACAACAAAAAATACTGCAAATCAATGAGCAGTTGACAAAAATATTAAAATCTTATCAAGATGATGCAGAAGCGCAATTCGGAGCAAATGGTCTTGTAGATATTCCAGCTATTCAAATGGAATACAAACTTCATTTGAATCAATTAACTGATCGTGAAATGCAAGAATATCGTGAATTAAATAACCTTATTCAAGAAGCAAATGAATTTATTGCATTTCCAACGAGTAACTTAGGTTTGTTTGAAGAATTGCATCATGATGGAATAGCCGAAATTGCAAAAATTAACATGAAGCTGGAAGGTTTTGAAACAAGATGGAGTAAAGAATTTAGTAAGATTGAAAACTTACAAGCTGAACTTGATGCTATGTTGACTCAAGTTGATAATAATAAAATAACACCTACAAGTTATCAAGCTGGTATGATTTCGTTTGAAAAAGGAAAAGTAGAGTTTTTGTCCGCAATGAAAATTCAGTTTGGATTTAATGAGGCAGAAGCTGAAATCATGTACACTTTATACTTAAATTTGCGAAAACAATCAGCCAATGAGGCAGAAGCATTTGAACGTTTTTTTGCGTATATGGGAGCTTTTTATTATGGAGATAATGAAAAATATGGTTTTGAAGCTTGGGGAATCATTGCAGGTACGCTTAATGAATCTAATTTAAAAGCTAAACTTTTGGAGTTAGGAATAACTGAGGAGGAGTATAAGATATTAAGCACAGCTATAATTAATCAGCATAATGTCTGTGCTTGGGATAGTGTGGAGGATTATACAGCAGCAATATTTGAAGTAGACTATAATGCATTATCTCAAGCTGAACGTGATAGATACACTACTTTATTTGAACAGTTTAACGGAACAATTGATTTCGCCCACATGTCAGTAACATTAGCTGCTCAATTACATTCGGATGGACTTAAATGGTTTGGAAGTGTATACGGCGGCATTGAGAATGGAGTTTATTCTGCTGAGGATAATGCAGGATATGCAGGAGATATTTTTGGTGTATTTGATGCTGCACCAAGTATGAGTAACGATGATTATAGAGCCGACTTAGATGCAGTGAATTTATCCGCTATTATACAGAGTGGTGCGCCAGATGGAATAAAGGCTATTACTGATTATTATAGTAAGATTGAGTCAGGTGAACTAAATCGAGCTAATGAGTTTTTAAGCAATATTGGAGCTGGTTCTGTTGAAAAAGGCTATACAATAATTGAACAACAGATTACTGACCATATGGTGAACTATTCACAAAAAGGGATAGTTTTTGATTATTTTAATGGAGGTACAAAAAAAGTAGAAGAACATTTGGTAGTATCTTTTCAATTTTTACAGAACTTAAAAGAAAAGAATAATGAATGGGTGAATTATGAATAA
- the dbpA gene encoding ATP-dependent RNA helicase DbpA, with protein sequence MTNLKLSEEIKRAINELGYTEATPVQKAVIPVALTGEDIVAKSQTGSGKTAAFAIPIAEQVVWEENKPQALIIVPTRELAMQVKTECTNIGRFKRVKAAAIYGQSPFAKQKLELSQKNHIVVGTPGRLLDHIEKGSLHVDKVAHLVLDEVDEMLSMGFIDQVEDILSRLPKERQNLFFSATMPEEMQDLIKRYQDNPMVIEMASEKTNPIFHVEMQTDNKEKTLKDVLITENPDSAIIFCNTKNQVDELTDLLDLRVSKIHGGLRQEDRFRAMDDFKSGKSRFLIATDVAGRGIDVDNVSLVINYDLPIEKENYVHRIGRTGRAGKSGKAISFVKTNENPLLRDIEELLHITIEKKRKPTIIEVRANEEAFHKKQQKRPVIKKARGEKLNKNIMKLYFNGGKKKKIRAVDFVGTISKLEGITAEDIGIITIEDHVSFVEILNGKGPAVLDMMRSRKVKGRRLKVNEARKR encoded by the coding sequence ATGACGAATTTAAAATTAAGTGAAGAAATTAAAAGAGCGATTAATGAACTAGGATATACAGAAGCAACGCCTGTTCAAAAAGCAGTAATTCCAGTTGCCTTAACAGGAGAAGATATCGTTGCTAAATCACAAACTGGTAGTGGGAAAACAGCGGCATTCGCTATTCCAATTGCTGAACAAGTCGTTTGGGAAGAGAACAAGCCACAAGCGCTAATTATCGTTCCAACGAGAGAGCTTGCAATGCAAGTTAAAACAGAATGCACGAACATTGGTCGATTTAAACGCGTGAAAGCAGCAGCCATATACGGACAATCACCATTTGCTAAACAAAAACTAGAATTAAGCCAAAAAAATCATATTGTCGTTGGGACACCTGGCCGACTACTGGATCACATTGAAAAAGGCTCACTGCATGTCGATAAAGTAGCTCATTTAGTTTTAGATGAAGTAGACGAAATGTTAAGCATGGGCTTTATTGATCAAGTGGAAGACATTCTTAGCCGTTTACCAAAAGAGCGCCAAAATCTATTTTTCTCTGCGACTATGCCAGAAGAAATGCAAGATTTAATCAAACGTTATCAAGATAATCCAATGGTAATTGAAATGGCGTCAGAAAAAACGAACCCGATTTTCCATGTGGAGATGCAAACGGACAATAAAGAAAAAACATTAAAAGACGTTTTGATAACAGAAAATCCAGATAGTGCGATTATTTTTTGCAACACGAAAAATCAAGTAGATGAGCTAACGGATTTACTCGATTTAAGAGTTAGCAAAATTCATGGCGGTTTAAGACAAGAAGACCGTTTTCGTGCGATGGATGATTTTAAAAGCGGCAAATCGCGCTTCTTAATTGCGACAGATGTGGCGGGGCGCGGGATTGATGTAGATAATGTGTCGCTCGTGATTAACTACGATTTGCCGATTGAAAAAGAAAACTATGTCCACCGAATCGGTCGTACTGGCCGTGCTGGAAAAAGCGGGAAGGCGATTAGCTTCGTGAAGACGAATGAAAATCCACTTTTGCGCGACATAGAAGAATTGCTGCATATCACGATTGAAAAAAAACGCAAACCGACTATCATTGAAGTAAGAGCAAATGAAGAAGCTTTCCACAAAAAACAACAAAAGCGCCCGGTAATTAAAAAAGCGCGCGGTGAAAAATTAAATAAAAACATCATGAAACTTTACTTTAACGGCGGCAAAAAGAAAAAAATCCGCGCGGTAGATTTTGTTGGTACTATTTCTAAACTAGAAGGCATTACAGCAGAAGATATTGGTATTATTACGATTGAGGATCATGTTTCTTTTGTCGAAATTTTAAATGGAAAAGGTCCAGCTGTTCTCGACATGATGCGTTCTCGCAAAGTGAAGGGTAGACGCCTGAAAGTAAACGAAGCCAGAAAGCGATAA
- a CDS encoding DUF3116 family protein: MERPSNKLILMVLNVVKNPIYNIKSLTIHFLQTDIVGGSTRNELLYCTYWLEFHGFIQRDENNSKQKYYSITKQGDFLLQKIKHELS; this comes from the coding sequence ATGGAGAGGCCCAGTAATAAGCTTATTCTTATGGTATTGAATGTTGTTAAAAATCCAATATATAACATAAAATCATTGACCATTCATTTTTTGCAAACAGACATCGTTGGCGGTTCTACAAGAAATGAGCTGTTATATTGTACTTATTGGCTTGAGTTTCATGGGTTTATTCAGAGAGACGAAAATAATAGTAAACAAAAATATTACAGCATAACCAAACAAGGTGATTTTTTACTTCAAAAAATAAAACATGAACTTTCATGA
- a CDS encoding NUDIX hydrolase: protein MYKYTICFIQRGDQILLLNRQKAPWMGSWNGVGGKIEPGEALINSIQREITEETGIAPADYEIRDIGEMIWFVNEEYLGGMHLFFAKLPNDYHYPTPRAMDEGILDFKERHWVFDEENTGVVSYLSYIFQHVQDTTTRIKITTKYQGKTLLHISHQVI from the coding sequence GTGTACAAATACACCATTTGTTTTATACAAAGAGGAGACCAAATTTTATTATTAAATCGACAAAAAGCACCATGGATGGGAAGTTGGAATGGTGTTGGCGGGAAAATTGAACCGGGGGAAGCGCTTATCAATTCCATTCAGCGTGAGATTACTGAAGAAACCGGGATTGCTCCAGCTGATTACGAAATCCGGGATATTGGCGAAATGATATGGTTTGTAAATGAAGAATACCTAGGTGGAATGCATTTGTTTTTTGCAAAACTGCCAAACGATTATCATTATCCAACCCCACGTGCGATGGATGAAGGGATTTTAGATTTTAAAGAACGCCACTGGGTCTTTGATGAGGAAAATACAGGTGTGGTGAGTTATTTATCGTATATTTTCCAGCATGTACAAGACACGACGACACGAATAAAAATCACTACAAAATACCAAGGGAAAACCTTACTACATATTAGTCACCAAGTCATATAA